ATACCGGGAAGCGGTGCGCAGGCCTCTGTAAAGCCGCTCAATGTAAAGGATTCCAACCAGTACGCCTGCTGCAGCAAGAAACACTCCGGGAGAAATGCCCCGGAAATAAGCTCCGAGCAATACAAAGGGAAGAAGAACCAATCCGGTTTTGATGTAGAAATTCCTTACAAAAAAGTAATACTCTCCGAAAACCTTGTTGCTCTGGAAAAGCTCTCCGGTAACATACAGCAAAATGCGCCTCAGGACAATGATTCCGGCAGCAACGGCCGATAAACCAAGTGCTGTGACAACCCGCCCGGTGTATTCTCCCCCTTCACCGTTCAGCAGAAGATAAATGGCCAGGGGAGTAATGAGAATAAAGTTCAGCAGCAGAAGAAAAAATACCTGGCTGGTGAAAAGATTCCGGCTTTTGTAAAGGCTGAGCGCCTGGTATTCGTTGGTAAGCGCCATGAGAACACGGTTAAAATAACGTTCATACAACATTCTGGCAGTGCTGAGCACCAGAAGTCCTGCAAGAAACAAAAGAAAAAACCAGTCGGGAAGTATCTGATTCCTTTGTATTTCCTTTCTGAAAGAAGGCTGTCCGCTACTTACAGAAGAAAAGACCTGCAGGCCTGACGAAGCGGAATGCCCATCGGTAAATCCCATCCAGTCTTTCAATGCACCGGAAGGCAAGGCTTCCGGCAGTTCAGGAACATACTTTTCAATCGGAACAGGAGTATCTGTATTTGGTTGCTTTGCAGGAACCGTAACCGATGATTGTTTCAGAACAGCCTTCCATCCTGCATAGGTTGTGTCCCGTAACGTGTTTTTTAGAGAAGTGTCGTTTCCTTTGGTGGCAAAAGAAACCTGTTTTGCAGGCAATGATTCAGCCTTTTCCAGTGTATCGGAATTTTGGGCAAGGTATTGAAAATCAAGAATATTCATATAAAACGTTCCCTGACCCATCACCCGCTAAATTTTGCGCAAAGGTACAAAGAAAAATTAATTCAATACAGAACAAATATTGGCCCTGAAAATCCCATCAGGATTTCTCTCCTGTCTTCATTTGTCAATTGCATAAATTTACATTCTTTAAAAGAAAATGCAAATAAATAGGGATAAAGAAGGAGAATAATATATATTTCATTTGAAAAATT
The genomic region above belongs to Bacteroidales bacterium and contains:
- a CDS encoding DUF4271 domain-containing protein → MGQGTFYMNILDFQYLAQNSDTLEKAESLPAKQVSFATKGNDTSLKNTLRDTTYAGWKAVLKQSSVTVPAKQPNTDTPVPIEKYVPELPEALPSGALKDWMGFTDGHSASSGLQVFSSVSSGQPSFRKEIQRNQILPDWFFLLFLAGLLVLSTARMLYERYFNRVLMALTNEYQALSLYKSRNLFTSQVFFLLLLNFILITPLAIYLLLNGEGGEYTGRVVTALGLSAVAAGIIVLRRILLYVTGELFQSNKVFGEYYFFVRNFYIKTGLVLLPFVLLGAYFRGISPGVFLAAAGVLVGILYIERLYRGLRTASRYHVPKFYLILYLCALEILPVLLGYKIVRDLTGM